In Bacillus sp. NP247, one DNA window encodes the following:
- a CDS encoding endonuclease MutS2, whose protein sequence is MNKMTFEKLQYNELMEIVKSYCVSGLGKELLNKLEPSTSIKVVRNRLNETTEARAIVDAEGHVPFFGISNIASTIQKLEKGMILDPEELVSVSDFLRGCRKIKKFMLDKEFFAPVLSSYANSMSEFKSIEEEINFSIKGNSIDAAASKELKRIRNNIDSADGKIKERLTKFLNSSANKKYIQEFFISKKDDRYTIPIKSTYKNQVAGSIVEASAKGSTVFIEPHTVTKLNAELASLKAEEAMEEYQILATLSGMVLENIYHIKINMELISQYDMVFAKAKFSKSIDGIEPKLNDYGYIHLVNCKHPLLSGKVVPLNFEIGQNYRSLIITGPNAGGKTIVLKTIGLLTLATMSGLHIAGDKETEIAIFENVFVDIGDNQSIENALSTFSSHMKNLSEIMRMSNNNTLLLFDEIGSGTEPNEGAALAISILEELYLMGCITVASTHYGEIKRFSEMHDDFMNAAMQFNSETLEPLYKLVIGKSGESNALWIANKMNVREHVLQRAKEYMGNKEYAIEKVNESKIRKPKMVQEKRENDYEYKIGDRVNLLDHNDFGIVYKEKDNFYNVVVYYNGEFVEVNVKRITLEVAAKELYPEGYDLNTLFVDYKERKMQHDMERGSKKALRKIEKEIRKNRG, encoded by the coding sequence ATGAATAAGATGACTTTTGAAAAGTTACAATATAACGAATTAATGGAAATAGTGAAATCATATTGTGTAAGTGGATTAGGTAAGGAATTATTAAATAAATTAGAGCCGAGTACGAGTATAAAAGTAGTAAGAAATCGCTTAAATGAAACGACAGAAGCACGAGCTATAGTAGATGCAGAAGGGCATGTTCCTTTCTTCGGAATTTCCAATATCGCTAGTACAATTCAAAAATTAGAAAAAGGGATGATTTTAGATCCAGAAGAGTTAGTGAGTGTTTCAGACTTTTTACGTGGATGTAGAAAGATTAAAAAATTTATGTTAGATAAAGAATTCTTTGCGCCAGTATTATCTTCGTATGCAAATTCAATGTCTGAATTTAAAAGTATCGAAGAAGAAATTAACTTTTCGATTAAAGGAAATAGCATTGATGCGGCGGCTAGTAAAGAGTTGAAACGAATTCGAAATAACATTGATTCTGCTGATGGAAAAATAAAAGAACGTTTAACGAAGTTTTTAAATAGTAGTGCAAATAAGAAGTATATTCAAGAATTCTTTATTAGTAAAAAGGATGATCGTTATACGATTCCAATCAAATCTACCTATAAAAATCAAGTTGCGGGAAGTATTGTTGAAGCTTCCGCTAAAGGTTCTACTGTATTTATAGAACCACATACGGTTACAAAGTTAAATGCGGAGCTCGCAAGTTTGAAAGCAGAAGAAGCGATGGAAGAGTATCAAATTTTAGCGACTTTATCAGGAATGGTATTAGAAAATATTTATCATATAAAAATTAATATGGAATTGATTAGTCAATATGATATGGTATTTGCGAAAGCGAAGTTTAGTAAATCAATCGATGGAATAGAGCCGAAATTAAATGATTATGGCTACATTCATTTAGTAAATTGTAAGCATCCGCTTTTAAGTGGGAAAGTAGTACCGTTAAACTTTGAAATCGGTCAAAACTACCGAAGTTTAATCATTACAGGACCAAATGCGGGCGGAAAAACAATTGTGCTAAAAACAATCGGATTGTTAACATTAGCGACAATGTCAGGCCTTCATATCGCTGGAGATAAAGAAACAGAAATTGCTATTTTTGAAAATGTGTTTGTAGATATTGGTGATAATCAAAGTATTGAAAACGCACTAAGCACATTTTCATCTCATATGAAAAATCTTTCTGAGATTATGAGGATGTCAAATAATAATACGTTACTACTATTTGACGAAATAGGAAGCGGTACAGAACCAAATGAAGGTGCTGCACTTGCGATTTCTATTTTAGAAGAGTTGTACCTTATGGGATGTATTACAGTTGCGAGTACGCATTACGGAGAAATTAAACGATTCTCAGAAATGCATGATGATTTTATGAATGCAGCAATGCAATTTAATAGTGAAACACTAGAGCCACTTTATAAATTAGTGATCGGTAAATCAGGTGAAAGTAATGCACTTTGGATTGCGAATAAAATGAATGTGAGAGAACATGTACTGCAAAGAGCGAAAGAGTATATGGGAAATAAAGAATACGCTATAGAAAAAGTAAATGAAAGTAAAATTAGAAAACCGAAAATGGTGCAAGAAAAAAGAGAAAATGACTATGAATATAAAATCGGCGACCGTGTGAATTTGTTAGATCATAACGATTTCGGGATTGTATATAAGGAAAAAGATAATTTCTATAATGTCGTTGTATATTATAACGGTGAATTTGTTGAAGTGAATGTGAAACGTATTACTTTAGAGGTAGCGGCGAAAGAATTATACCCAGAAGGATATGATTTAAATACACTATTTGTTGATTATAAAGAAAGAAAAATGCAACACGATATGGAGCGCGGATCGAAAAAAGCGCTTCGTAAAATTGAAAAAGAAATAAGAAAGAATAGAGGGTAA
- the amyS gene encoding alpha-amylase yields the protein MLKRITVVCLLFILLFPNIYGGNKAEAATINNGTLMQYFEWYAPNDGNHWNRLRSDAESLAHKGITSVWIPPAYKGTSQNDVGYGAYDLYDLGEFNQKGTVRTKYGTKAQLKSAIDALHKQNIDVYGDVVMNHKGGADYTETVTAVEVDRNNRNIEVSGDYEISAWTGFNFPGRGDAYSNFKWKWYHFDGTDWDEGRKLNRIYKFRGIGKAWDWEVSSENGNYDYLMYADLDFDHPDVANEMKNWGTWYANELNLDGFRLDAVKHINHEYLRDWVNHVRQQTGKEMFTVAEYWQNDVQTLNNYLAKVNYNQSVFDAPLHYNFHYASTGNGNYDMRNILNGTVMKNHPALAVTLVENHDSQPGQSLESVVSPWFKPLAYAFILTRAEGYPSVFYGDYYGTSGNSSYEIPALKDKIDPILTARKNFAYGTQRDYLDHPDVIGWTREGDGVHANSGLAALISDGPGGSKWMDVGKNNAGEVWYDITGNQTNTVTINKDGWGQFHVSGGSVSIYVQQ from the coding sequence ATGTTGAAAAGAATTACGGTAGTCTGTTTATTGTTTATTTTGCTTTTTCCTAATATATATGGGGGGAATAAGGCAGAAGCAGCAACGATAAATAATGGAACATTAATGCAGTATTTTGAGTGGTACGCTCCGAATGATGGGAATCATTGGAATCGTTTGCGTTCTGATGCTGAAAGTTTAGCTCATAAAGGAATCACATCTGTATGGATACCACCTGCATATAAAGGGACTTCGCAAAATGATGTAGGGTATGGGGCCTATGATTTATATGATTTGGGGGAGTTTAATCAAAAAGGAACGGTGCGGACGAAATATGGGACAAAAGCACAGTTGAAATCTGCAATTGACGCTTTACATAAGCAAAACATCGACGTATACGGTGATGTAGTTATGAATCATAAAGGTGGGGCTGATTATACTGAAACCGTAACAGCTGTTGAGGTAGACCGTAACAATCGAAATATTGAAGTATCAGGTGATTATGAAATTAGTGCATGGACGGGTTTTAATTTTCCAGGGCGCGGAGATGCTTATTCTAATTTCAAATGGAAATGGTATCATTTTGACGGAACGGATTGGGATGAAGGAAGGAAATTAAATCGAATTTATAAATTTAGGGGTATAGGTAAAGCGTGGGACTGGGAAGTGTCTAGCGAAAATGGAAATTATGATTATTTGATGTATGCAGATCTTGATTTTGATCATCCTGATGTTGCGAATGAGATGAAAAATTGGGGAACATGGTATGCGAATGAATTAAATTTAGATGGCTTTCGTTTAGATGCTGTTAAACATATTAATCATGAATATTTACGCGATTGGGTAAATCATGTCAGACAGCAAACGGGGAAAGAAATGTTTACGGTGGCTGAATATTGGCAAAATGATGTCCAGACTTTAAACAATTATTTGGCGAAAGTCAATTATAATCAATCTGTATTTGATGCACCGCTTCATTACAATTTTCATTATGCTTCAACAGGAAATGGGAATTATGATATGAGAAATATTTTAAATGGAACAGTAATGAAAAATCATCCTGCACTCGCAGTTACTCTCGTTGAGAATCATGATTCTCAACCTGGGCAGTCATTGGAATCTGTAGTAAGTCCGTGGTTTAAGCCGCTGGCATATGCATTTATTTTAACTCGTGCAGAGGGCTATCCTTCAGTTTTCTATGGTGATTACTATGGGACAAGCGGAAATAGTAGTTATGAAATTCCAGCGTTAAAAGATAAAATTGATCCAATTTTGACGGCACGAAAAAACTTTGCATATGGTACGCAGCGTGATTATTTAGACCATCCAGATGTGATTGGCTGGACAAGAGAAGGCGATGGTGTACATGCTAATTCTGGTTTAGCGGCATTAATCTCCGATGGACCAGGAGGATCAAAGTGGATGGATGTTGGAAAGAATAACGCTGGGGAAGTATGGTACGATATTACGGGTAATCAAACAAATACTGTAACAATTAATAAAGATGGATGGGGGCAATTCCATGTAAGTGGAGGCTCAGTTTCCATATATGTTCAGCAGTAA
- a CDS encoding arylamine N-acetyltransferase, with the protein MTDFQKQFFARLHIEEKETVSFEDLSQIMYRMAQTVPFENLNILENNFKEISKENLKEKILVNNRGGLCYELNPTMYYFLKDFGLDVYLVSGTVYNAANSIWAVDSGHIATVLKLHHALYLIEVGFGSYLPLAPVPFSGEVVHSVTGDYRIRKETTEKGNYILEMRKNNEFLDQSSADDWTLGYAFYIEEVDETKANAAQKIIVEHEGSPFNKVPLIVKLTHDGHASLTKDSLTITKDGKKSKEEVTDEQYTNLLHSKFGITL; encoded by the coding sequence ATGACAGACTTTCAAAAACAATTTTTCGCACGTTTACATATAGAAGAAAAAGAAACCGTATCATTTGAAGATTTATCTCAAATTATGTATAGAATGGCGCAAACTGTTCCATTTGAAAACTTAAATATTCTCGAAAATAACTTTAAAGAAATATCAAAAGAGAATTTAAAAGAAAAAATTTTAGTAAACAACCGTGGCGGTCTTTGTTATGAACTAAATCCTACTATGTATTACTTTCTTAAAGACTTTGGATTGGATGTTTATTTAGTTTCAGGGACAGTTTATAATGCTGCAAACTCTATATGGGCTGTCGATTCCGGACATATCGCAACTGTTTTAAAACTTCATCATGCACTTTATTTAATTGAAGTGGGATTCGGATCATACTTACCTCTTGCACCTGTTCCTTTCTCAGGTGAAGTCGTTCACTCAGTAACAGGAGATTATCGTATTCGCAAAGAAACAACTGAAAAAGGAAATTACATTTTAGAAATGCGTAAAAACAATGAGTTTCTGGATCAATCTTCTGCTGATGATTGGACGTTAGGCTATGCATTTTATATAGAAGAAGTGGATGAAACGAAAGCGAATGCAGCACAAAAAATCATTGTTGAACATGAGGGCTCACCATTTAACAAAGTACCTCTTATTGTAAAACTTACACATGACGGACACGCTTCTTTAACAAAAGATAGTCTTACAATAACAAAAGACGGTAAAAAATCTAAAGAAGAAGTTACAGACGAGCAATATACAAATCTTTTACATTCAAAGTTCGGAATTACACTATAA
- the pepF gene encoding oligoendopeptidase F, which translates to MTELNDRLQVADKEKWDLTDIYHTIEDWENDFHKIEVLTNELHKFNGNINDGNSLLAYLTKGEEISSIISLMFAYARLQSDLDTRDTDAQSLVDKVSQLHVKVSAAKSFFSPFLLSIDENTLHSYIEEAEGLQYYKEDLFELYRYKNHVLNKDQEEILSQMGEALSSPQHTFGMLNNADIIFGEVTTDDGEKVNLTRGMYAKLIEDENREKRKEAYKAYYKPYVQLKNSIASTLSAAIKNNVTVSKLRKYPSALEKSLFGDMVPKEVYENLIDTTKKNIQSLHTYNELRKEKLNVDELRQYDLSVDLVKGVKQDIPYDEAFDIMIASLAPLGEEYIETLKSFKDKRYIDVRETPGKRSGAYNFGVYGVHPFILLNHHDDLNSLFTLTHECGHGMHTHYSHGYQPRISAHYTIFVAEVASTVNEVLLIHYLLKEAKETNVRNHLINHFIESFKGTFFTQIMFAEFEKITHEMAQQGKPLNAQVFSEIYEKLFREYNGDSLVFDEEVKYGWSRIPHFYLPFYVYKYATGFASAIQIADKLLSGDPNAQKNYIEFLKGGSSDYPLNLLKKAGVDLTTPEPIESALNRFTQLVEEFSAL; encoded by the coding sequence ATGACAGAACTTAACGATCGACTACAAGTAGCTGATAAAGAAAAATGGGATTTAACGGATATTTACCATACAATTGAAGATTGGGAAAACGATTTTCATAAAATTGAAGTATTAACGAATGAATTACACAAGTTTAATGGAAATATTAACGATGGCAATAGTTTATTAGCCTATTTAACAAAGGGTGAAGAAATATCTAGCATAATATCTTTAATGTTCGCTTATGCACGATTACAATCTGATCTTGACACACGCGATACTGACGCCCAATCCCTTGTCGATAAAGTATCACAATTACACGTGAAAGTAAGTGCGGCTAAATCTTTCTTTTCTCCATTCTTACTTAGTATAGATGAAAACACATTACATTCTTACATAGAAGAAGCAGAAGGCTTACAATATTATAAAGAAGACTTATTCGAATTATATCGTTATAAAAATCACGTTTTGAATAAAGACCAAGAAGAGATTTTATCACAAATGGGTGAAGCACTCTCCTCTCCGCAGCATACATTTGGTATGTTAAATAATGCAGATATAATTTTTGGTGAAGTGACGACTGATGATGGAGAAAAAGTAAACTTAACACGCGGAATGTATGCAAAGTTAATAGAAGATGAGAATCGTGAGAAACGTAAAGAAGCTTATAAAGCTTATTACAAACCGTATGTTCAGTTAAAAAACTCCATTGCTTCTACTTTATCTGCGGCTATTAAAAATAATGTTACTGTTTCAAAGCTACGAAAATATCCATCAGCTTTAGAAAAATCATTATTTGGCGATATGGTTCCGAAAGAAGTATATGAAAATTTAATCGATACGACGAAAAAAAACATTCAATCATTACATACATATAATGAGCTTAGAAAAGAAAAATTAAATGTAGATGAACTACGACAATACGACTTGAGTGTTGATTTAGTAAAAGGTGTAAAACAAGACATTCCATACGACGAAGCGTTTGATATAATGATCGCGTCACTCGCTCCTTTAGGTGAAGAATATATTGAAACATTAAAAAGCTTTAAAGATAAACGCTATATAGACGTGAGAGAAACACCTGGAAAACGTTCTGGCGCTTATAACTTTGGTGTATACGGTGTTCATCCTTTCATTCTTTTAAATCATCATGATGATTTAAATAGCCTTTTCACTCTTACTCATGAATGCGGTCACGGTATGCATACGCATTACTCACACGGATACCAACCAAGAATTTCTGCACACTATACTATCTTTGTTGCAGAAGTCGCTTCTACAGTAAATGAAGTGTTATTAATTCACTATTTATTAAAAGAAGCAAAAGAAACGAACGTGCGTAATCATTTAATTAACCACTTTATTGAGAGCTTTAAAGGTACTTTCTTTACACAAATCATGTTTGCTGAGTTTGAAAAAATCACACATGAAATGGCTCAGCAAGGTAAACCATTAAACGCCCAAGTCTTTAGCGAAATTTATGAAAAGCTATTTAGAGAATATAACGGTGATTCACTTGTATTTGATGAAGAAGTAAAATATGGATGGTCTAGAATCCCTCATTTCTATCTTCCATTTTACGTGTACAAATACGCAACTGGATTCGCCTCTGCCATTCAAATTGCCGATAAATTATTAAGCGGTGATCCAAATGCACAGAAAAACTATATCGAATTCCTTAAAGGCGGAAGTTCCGACTATCCATTAAACCTACTGAAAAAAGCCGGTGTTGATTTAACTACGCCAGAACCGATTGAAAGTGCATTAAATCGCTTTACTCAACTTGTTGAAGAGTTTTCAGCATTATAG
- a CDS encoding agmatine/peptidylarginine deiminase, with the protein MMNIQNSLFHMPAEWENHEGTWLQWPHDRTHRGEGYRAKLDGIWVAMAKELHYGENVHIVVFDEEEKVHVQSKLMEAKVNMDKIDFLIQETDDIWIRDNGPIFVKDKEGSLYLTHWIFNGWGDKYPYENDAVIPAEISEMYSIPKVESSVCLEGGGIEINGNGTLMAAKTSIINENRNPTLSQEEIEMELTKYLGVTNFIWITGIRGEDNYDEDTDYHIDGAARFVNENTILYEYDPFGEGEAYLLDAQEKHYQELRQARNIDGNPFQLIPVPVTRSVVKEADCKGSYLNFYIGNEVVLVPIYGDEHDKLGLQIIEGQFPGRRIVGIHVNALYAYGGMIHCVTQQHLE; encoded by the coding sequence ATGATGAATATACAGAATAGTTTGTTTCATATGCCTGCTGAGTGGGAAAATCATGAGGGGACATGGCTTCAATGGCCTCATGATAGAACTCATAGAGGTGAAGGTTATAGAGCTAAGTTAGATGGTATTTGGGTAGCGATGGCTAAGGAGCTTCATTACGGAGAAAATGTGCATATAGTTGTATTTGATGAGGAAGAAAAAGTACATGTCCAATCGAAGTTAATGGAAGCGAAAGTGAATATGGATAAAATTGATTTCTTAATTCAAGAAACTGATGATATTTGGATAAGAGATAATGGACCGATCTTTGTCAAAGATAAGGAGGGGAGTCTCTACTTAACACACTGGATTTTTAATGGTTGGGGGGATAAATATCCGTATGAAAATGATGCTGTTATTCCGGCCGAAATAAGTGAAATGTATAGCATTCCAAAAGTTGAATCAAGTGTCTGTCTAGAAGGTGGAGGAATAGAGATAAACGGAAATGGAACCTTAATGGCGGCAAAAACTTCTATTATAAATGAAAATCGAAATCCCACACTAAGTCAGGAAGAGATTGAAATGGAGTTAACGAAGTATTTGGGAGTAACGAATTTCATATGGATAACTGGTATTCGCGGTGAGGATAATTATGATGAAGATACGGATTACCATATTGATGGGGCAGCGCGTTTTGTAAATGAAAATACGATTCTTTATGAATATGATCCTTTCGGGGAAGGAGAGGCGTACCTTTTGGATGCGCAAGAAAAGCATTATCAAGAATTGCGACAAGCGAGAAATATAGATGGAAATCCATTTCAACTCATCCCAGTACCGGTAACAAGAAGTGTTGTAAAAGAAGCAGACTGTAAGGGCTCATATCTGAACTTTTATATTGGAAATGAAGTTGTATTGGTTCCTATATATGGTGATGAACATGATAAGTTAGGACTTCAAATCATTGAAGGGCAGTTTCCAGGAAGAAGGATTGTTGGTATTCATGTAAATGCACTGTATGCGTATGGTGGTATGATTCATTGTGTGACGCAGCAACATTTAGAATAA
- a CDS encoding amidohydrolase: protein MKRKILLICLVLSMVWISACTPEVGEGGNGSSALPSQLPKNVVFKNGTIYTSNEKKEMAEAVEIKDGKITFVGSNKDVEELINKDTKVIDLQGRQILPGFVDNHNHIFEAKSPAAGNCSVSPDASLQEQRSYLKACKKDVKTGEWVSGTGFSLEELLKDMDEKSEQQTPLQVLDELFPNNPVLIMERTSHSVWVNSKALELAGINQDTKDPQGGRIILDPETGEPFGILYDTAGDIVMEKAWNSQPNLFEKNYEGLLDGLDEVAKNGITTVGDGRLYWKRGWLDVWNKVNDEKKLTSRVVLRPWVYPNLNEAEQMEYFQKIKRDDLSSRMLINQVKMYSDGISINSTAKTLEKYKFEWFKGTPYGLNYIPEEKMKWWLTELNKLGYGALIHTIGDGGVRESLNAIEAAKKEGANQPYTLTHVEMVEDSDIKRFAHLGVSADFQVGHDFAEDPKQSWASTYFTDQQMKRIMPLGKIWGTGANVSLSSDWDVNELNPLVTISNALSIDEKGLSDVHAAIDAYTIKPAKALGLDNITGSIEVGKSADIVVLNEDITKMSVDKIPNAKVLMTVLQGEVVYHKEK from the coding sequence ATGAAAAGAAAAATCTTACTTATTTGTCTGGTTCTTAGTATGGTATGGATTTCAGCGTGTACGCCTGAAGTAGGAGAAGGTGGGAATGGTAGCTCTGCTCTACCTAGTCAGTTGCCTAAAAATGTAGTGTTTAAAAATGGTACAATCTATACTTCTAATGAAAAGAAAGAAATGGCAGAAGCTGTAGAGATTAAAGATGGGAAAATCACTTTTGTCGGTTCAAATAAGGATGTAGAAGAGTTGATTAATAAAGATACGAAAGTGATAGATTTACAAGGACGTCAAATCCTTCCTGGTTTTGTGGACAATCATAATCATATTTTTGAAGCGAAATCACCAGCAGCGGGGAATTGTAGCGTTTCACCAGATGCTTCGCTGCAAGAACAACGCTCGTATTTAAAGGCTTGTAAAAAAGATGTAAAGACAGGGGAATGGGTAAGCGGAACTGGGTTTAGTTTGGAAGAGCTGTTAAAAGATATGGACGAAAAATCAGAACAGCAAACTCCATTACAAGTTCTTGATGAGTTATTTCCTAATAACCCAGTATTAATTATGGAAAGAACCTCTCATTCTGTATGGGTTAACTCGAAAGCATTGGAGTTGGCTGGTATAAATCAAGATACGAAAGATCCGCAAGGCGGAAGAATTATTCTGGATCCAGAAACAGGAGAACCGTTTGGTATTCTTTATGATACAGCTGGAGATATTGTGATGGAAAAAGCATGGAATTCCCAACCGAATCTGTTTGAAAAAAATTATGAAGGTTTGCTGGACGGCTTAGATGAAGTTGCGAAGAATGGTATTACTACAGTCGGTGATGGACGTCTCTATTGGAAACGAGGTTGGTTAGATGTTTGGAATAAAGTAAATGATGAGAAAAAGCTAACGTCGCGAGTAGTACTTCGTCCATGGGTGTATCCGAATTTAAATGAAGCAGAACAAATGGAGTATTTCCAAAAAATTAAGCGTGATGATCTGTCGTCCCGCATGCTCATCAATCAAGTGAAGATGTATAGTGATGGAATTAGTATTAATAGTACAGCTAAAACGCTTGAAAAATATAAATTTGAGTGGTTTAAAGGAACCCCGTATGGTTTGAACTATATTCCAGAAGAAAAAATGAAATGGTGGTTAACAGAACTTAATAAACTTGGTTACGGTGCACTCATTCACACAATTGGAGACGGCGGGGTAAGAGAGAGTTTAAATGCAATTGAAGCAGCGAAAAAAGAAGGGGCGAATCAGCCTTATACGCTCACGCACGTGGAGATGGTAGAAGATAGTGATATAAAACGTTTTGCTCATTTAGGGGTTAGTGCTGATTTTCAAGTAGGTCATGATTTTGCGGAAGATCCTAAACAAAGCTGGGCAAGTACGTATTTTACAGATCAGCAAATGAAACGAATTATGCCGTTAGGGAAAATTTGGGGAACGGGCGCGAATGTATCACTTAGTAGTGATTGGGATGTAAACGAACTGAATCCACTTGTGACAATTTCGAATGCATTAAGTATTGATGAGAAAGGCTTGTCTGATGTACATGCAGCTATCGATGCTTATACAATTAAGCCAGCTAAAGCATTAGGTCTTGATAATATTACTGGCTCGATTGAAGTAGGGAAATCAGCGGATATCGTAGTACTAAATGAGGATATTACTAAAATGAGTGTCGATAAGATTCCAAATGCGAAAGTTTTAATGACTGTTTTACAAGGGGAAGTAGTTTATCATAAGGAGAAATAG
- a CDS encoding MerR family transcriptional regulator, with protein sequence MYTITEFSRICKMSTRMLRHYDKEEILKPAYVNPVNGYRYYEQGQLEIALKIKKLREYKFPLPKIKVILQSADQNSFIKHMQAQIIELSHEVKQNLQVISEMNEMVSMNNGLNIARHRSYDILIGMRNEITVIAQRLQIDIDDMDDYFYDLYENVQKNSFQIVGSPSVVFYDKEYIPNHSDIELRIPIMDDDNKGVLQECEIKKLNEHQIVTTMHYGSYDYIGYAYIALEEWVEINGYVIDNAPYEVYIKGPECDCLVEEYVTQICFLVTKIE encoded by the coding sequence ATGTATACAATTACTGAATTTTCACGGATTTGTAAAATGAGTACACGAATGCTAAGGCATTATGATAAAGAGGAGATATTAAAACCAGCATATGTGAATCCGGTAAATGGATATAGATATTATGAGCAAGGGCAGTTAGAAATAGCATTGAAAATTAAAAAGCTGAGGGAGTACAAGTTTCCTTTACCGAAAATTAAAGTCATTCTCCAGTCAGCAGATCAAAATTCATTTATTAAACATATGCAGGCGCAAATTATAGAGTTGTCTCATGAGGTGAAACAAAATTTACAGGTTATTTCTGAAATGAATGAAATGGTAAGTATGAACAATGGTCTTAATATTGCTCGTCATAGAAGTTACGATATATTAATTGGAATGAGAAATGAAATAACGGTAATTGCTCAAAGATTACAAATAGATATAGATGATATGGATGATTATTTTTATGACTTATATGAAAATGTACAAAAAAATAGCTTTCAAATAGTCGGTTCTCCATCCGTAGTTTTTTATGATAAAGAGTATATTCCAAATCACAGTGATATTGAATTAAGAATTCCGATTATGGATGATGACAATAAAGGTGTATTACAAGAGTGTGAAATAAAAAAGCTAAATGAGCATCAAATCGTTACTACTATGCATTATGGTAGTTATGACTATATAGGTTACGCTTATATAGCGTTAGAAGAATGGGTGGAAATAAATGGTTATGTAATAGACAATGCGCCATATGAGGTCTATATAAAGGGACCTGAATGTGATTGTTTAGTAGAGGAGTATGTGACACAAATTTGTTTTTTAGTTACGAAAATAGAATGA
- a CDS encoding agmatine deiminase family protein produces the protein MEQQHNGIIFTAIPDESNEYYQPFYEDIIYFNEYLNENKAFTDQLISLSVEEQDFHTSFFEYDDIWLRDVAPVVTNHLVKFKYQPNYLPKDQGRYLDQQFNKWLKKNDFEYVTSPLILDGGNLIWNKKDTVILTERIFDDNYDWTEEEIIEQLEWDLDVSRVIIIPAEEGDVLAHADGMVKFIDEHTMFISDFLGDHEFRYNVQEIIQEQMPEAEFIVVPSSYTEKGQYDQEIASAKGLYINMLETCDTIYIPKFGLAKDGEVLRYIQQHTKKQAIQIHVGEISTMGGAMNCLTWYCPSHLLPSKMKKLNDQNEGSSIRKIFDWF, from the coding sequence ATGGAACAACAACATAATGGAATTATTTTTACTGCAATACCAGACGAATCGAATGAATATTATCAACCATTTTATGAAGACATTATTTATTTTAATGAATACTTAAATGAAAATAAAGCATTTACCGATCAACTTATATCTTTATCTGTTGAAGAGCAAGACTTTCATACAAGCTTTTTTGAGTATGATGATATTTGGCTAAGAGATGTTGCACCAGTTGTAACAAATCATCTAGTTAAATTTAAATATCAACCAAATTACTTACCGAAAGATCAAGGACGATATTTAGATCAACAATTTAATAAATGGTTGAAAAAGAACGACTTTGAATATGTGACATCTCCATTGATATTAGACGGTGGAAATCTTATTTGGAATAAAAAGGATACCGTTATATTAACGGAACGCATATTTGATGATAATTATGATTGGACGGAAGAAGAAATTATAGAGCAACTGGAATGGGATTTAGATGTGAGTCGGGTTATTATTATTCCTGCTGAAGAAGGAGATGTACTTGCACACGCAGATGGAATGGTTAAATTTATTGATGAACATACAATGTTTATTAGTGATTTTTTAGGAGATCATGAATTTAGATATAATGTTCAAGAAATTATTCAAGAGCAAATGCCAGAAGCTGAATTTATAGTTGTTCCTTCATCATATACAGAGAAAGGGCAGTATGATCAAGAAATAGCATCGGCAAAAGGGTTATATATAAATATGTTAGAAACATGTGATACGATTTACATTCCTAAGTTTGGATTAGCTAAAGATGGGGAAGTTTTACGATATATTCAACAACATACTAAGAAACAAGCTATTCAAATTCATGTAGGAGAAATATCGACAATGGGAGGCGCGATGAATTGTTTAACGTGGTATTGTCCTAGTCATTTGTTACCTTCAAAAATGAAAAAGCTGAACGATCAGAATGAAGGTTCTTCAATCAGAAAAATATTTGATTGGTTTTAA